One Paraglaciecola mesophila genomic region harbors:
- the purL gene encoding phosphoribosylformylglycinamidine synthase, with amino-acid sequence MLVLRGAPALSEFRSKKLMQSIEALNIPVHALFAEFVHFAQVSQPLSESDTQVLDKLLTYGPKIEEKQHKGRLLLVIPRAGTISPWSSKATNIAHNCGLASVERLERGCAFYVDADPLNDTQLAQLKNVLHDRMTQSVVSELQDASVLFKHEAPKPLTSIDILAGGREELVSANVRLGLALADDEVDYLVSSFEKLGRNPNDIELYMFAQANSEHCRHKIFNADWTIDGQAQPKSLFKMIKNTYEKCPDFVHSAYADNAAVMEGSFAGRFFPQADNNQYRYHHEDIDILMKVETHNHPTAIAPFSGAATGSGGEIRDEGATGRGSKPKAGLVGFSVSNLRIPGFEQPWESEYGKPERIVSAFDIMLDGPLGGAAFNNEFGRPNILGYFRTYEQQVVSFNGEEVRGYHKPIMLAGGLGNIRKQHTQKGEITVGAKLIALGGPAMNIGLGGGAASSMASGESNEDLDFASVQRDNPEMERRCQEVIDKCWQLGENNPIQFIHDVGAGGLSNAFPELVNDGGRGANFSLRNVPNDEPGMTPLEVWCNESQERYVMSVAPENLATFADICARERAPFAVVGEATEARHLTLDDSHFNNKPIDMPLDVLLGKTPKMHRDVQSKTLTGSVFDLSRIDLNEAALRLLHLPAVAEKTFLITIGDRSVTGLVNRDQMVGPWQIPVADVAVTAAAFDSYQGEAMSLGERTPAALLNYGASARLAVGEALTNIAAADIGDLKRIKLSANWMAAAGHPGEDAGLYEAVKAVGEELCPALGLTIPVGKDSMSMKTQWQDAQGDKAVTSPMSLVITAFGAVQDVRKTLTPELSSKGDTRLMLIDLGAGQNRMGASCLAQVYQQLGDKTPDVDSAELLKGFFTAIQQLVHEKALHAYHDRSDGGLFTTLVEMAFAGNTGLKIELDGLAGDNASALFNEELGAVIQFDADKLNHIKSVLASNGLANVSHVIGTLSNDDQISFSRDGQPVLQSSRGVYRNAWAQTTHHMQRLRDNPECAEQELATKNDLNNPGLHSALTFDVTEDVAAPYIAKGVAPKMAILREQGVNSHVEMAAAFDRAGFASVDVHMSDILAGRVSLSEFQGLVACGGFSYGDVLGAGEGWAKSILFNAMARDEFSAFFARNETFSLGVCNGCQMLSNLKSLIPGAEHWPHFVTNQSERFEARVAMLEVKDSPSIFFKGMQGSKMPIAVSHGEGRAEFAQASGLDTTLNNNTVALQYIDNYGKVTQQYPANPNGSPAGISGLTSLDGRATIMMPHPERVFRTVANSWHPDDWQEDSPWMRMFRNARVYLG; translated from the coding sequence ATGCTTGTCCTTCGCGGCGCTCCAGCCCTTTCTGAATTTCGTAGTAAAAAACTCATGCAGTCTATTGAGGCCCTTAATATCCCTGTTCATGCTTTGTTTGCTGAATTTGTGCATTTTGCTCAAGTTAGTCAACCGTTAAGTGAGAGTGATACACAGGTATTAGATAAACTTCTTACCTACGGGCCTAAAATCGAAGAAAAACAGCACAAAGGGCGGTTATTACTTGTTATTCCGCGTGCGGGAACGATCTCTCCGTGGTCATCTAAAGCCACTAATATCGCCCATAACTGTGGTCTCGCGTCTGTTGAACGTTTAGAACGGGGTTGCGCATTTTATGTTGATGCTGATCCGTTAAACGATACTCAGTTAGCCCAGTTAAAGAACGTATTACACGATCGCATGACACAAAGTGTGGTCAGTGAACTACAAGATGCCAGCGTCTTGTTTAAACATGAGGCACCTAAGCCCTTAACCTCTATTGATATTTTAGCTGGGGGCCGTGAAGAGCTTGTTAGTGCTAACGTGCGCTTAGGTTTGGCCTTAGCCGACGATGAAGTGGATTACTTAGTCAGTAGTTTTGAAAAGCTAGGGCGTAATCCAAATGATATTGAACTCTATATGTTTGCCCAAGCAAACTCTGAGCATTGTCGACATAAAATTTTCAATGCAGATTGGACAATTGACGGGCAAGCGCAGCCTAAGTCTTTGTTCAAAATGATTAAAAACACCTACGAAAAATGTCCTGATTTCGTACATTCAGCTTACGCTGATAACGCCGCGGTGATGGAAGGCAGTTTTGCTGGACGCTTTTTCCCGCAAGCAGACAATAACCAGTATCGCTATCATCATGAAGATATCGATATTCTGATGAAAGTAGAAACCCACAATCACCCCACTGCCATTGCCCCTTTTAGCGGGGCGGCAACTGGCTCAGGTGGTGAAATTCGTGACGAAGGCGCCACAGGGCGTGGGTCTAAACCTAAAGCGGGATTAGTTGGATTTTCAGTGTCTAACTTACGTATTCCTGGGTTTGAACAACCTTGGGAAAGCGAATACGGTAAACCAGAACGTATTGTTTCCGCCTTCGATATTATGCTTGATGGTCCTCTTGGCGGTGCAGCGTTTAACAATGAATTTGGCCGCCCCAATATTCTTGGTTACTTCCGTACTTACGAGCAACAAGTGGTAAGCTTTAACGGGGAAGAAGTACGTGGTTATCACAAGCCTATTATGCTGGCCGGAGGCTTAGGTAATATTCGTAAGCAGCACACACAAAAAGGCGAAATCACCGTTGGGGCTAAGTTAATTGCCTTAGGTGGCCCTGCCATGAACATTGGCTTGGGCGGCGGTGCTGCATCCTCAATGGCTTCGGGAGAGTCTAATGAAGATTTAGACTTTGCCTCCGTGCAGCGAGACAACCCAGAAATGGAACGTCGTTGCCAAGAAGTAATCGACAAGTGCTGGCAATTGGGTGAAAACAACCCTATCCAATTTATTCATGATGTGGGTGCCGGCGGTTTATCAAATGCATTTCCCGAACTGGTGAATGACGGTGGACGTGGCGCGAACTTTTCATTACGCAATGTACCGAACGATGAACCAGGTATGACCCCTCTAGAGGTGTGGTGTAATGAATCGCAAGAGCGTTACGTTATGTCAGTGGCGCCTGAAAACTTAGCAACCTTTGCAGATATTTGTGCACGTGAAAGAGCACCGTTTGCTGTGGTTGGTGAAGCAACTGAAGCACGCCACCTTACTTTGGATGACAGCCACTTCAACAACAAACCGATTGATATGCCATTGGATGTATTGTTAGGAAAAACGCCTAAAATGCACCGTGATGTACAATCAAAAACGCTCACGGGAAGTGTGTTTGACCTGTCGAGAATTGATTTAAACGAAGCCGCATTACGCTTATTGCATTTACCCGCAGTCGCTGAAAAAACGTTTTTGATCACCATAGGCGATCGCTCTGTCACTGGTTTGGTTAATCGAGATCAAATGGTTGGTCCTTGGCAAATCCCTGTGGCTGATGTCGCGGTTACCGCCGCTGCTTTCGATTCTTATCAAGGCGAAGCAATGTCATTGGGTGAACGCACCCCCGCAGCCTTGCTAAATTATGGCGCGTCAGCGCGCTTGGCAGTGGGCGAAGCGTTAACCAATATTGCTGCTGCAGATATTGGTGATTTGAAACGCATTAAGTTATCGGCCAATTGGATGGCGGCAGCCGGTCACCCAGGAGAAGATGCGGGCCTTTATGAAGCGGTGAAGGCAGTAGGCGAAGAGCTATGCCCTGCTCTAGGGCTCACCATTCCGGTGGGTAAAGATTCGATGTCGATGAAAACACAATGGCAAGATGCGCAAGGTGATAAAGCGGTTACCTCGCCGATGTCATTGGTGATCACCGCTTTTGGTGCGGTGCAAGACGTACGTAAAACCTTAACCCCAGAATTGAGTAGCAAAGGTGATACGCGCCTGATGTTAATTGACCTAGGAGCAGGTCAAAACCGTATGGGGGCGTCTTGTTTAGCGCAGGTTTATCAGCAACTTGGTGATAAAACACCAGATGTTGATTCCGCTGAATTGCTCAAAGGCTTTTTCACGGCCATACAACAACTTGTGCATGAAAAAGCGTTGCATGCGTATCACGATCGCTCAGACGGCGGCTTGTTCACTACATTGGTGGAAATGGCGTTTGCCGGAAATACCGGCTTGAAGATTGAACTTGATGGACTCGCTGGTGACAACGCCAGTGCCTTATTTAATGAAGAGTTGGGCGCAGTTATCCAGTTCGATGCCGATAAGTTGAATCATATAAAGTCAGTATTGGCTAGCAATGGTTTAGCGAATGTGAGCCATGTGATTGGCACACTATCAAACGATGACCAGATTAGTTTTTCTCGTGATGGTCAACCTGTGTTGCAAAGCAGTCGTGGGGTTTATCGCAATGCATGGGCACAAACCACGCATCACATGCAAAGACTGCGTGACAATCCTGAATGTGCAGAGCAAGAACTGGCGACTAAAAATGACCTGAATAACCCAGGTTTACACTCGGCACTGACATTTGATGTGACTGAAGATGTTGCTGCACCTTATATAGCCAAAGGCGTTGCTCCTAAAATGGCGATTTTGCGAGAGCAGGGCGTAAACTCACATGTTGAAATGGCTGCTGCCTTCGATCGTGCAGGTTTTGCCTCTGTCGACGTGCATATGAGCGATATACTGGCAGGCCGCGTTTCGTTAAGTGAGTTTCAAGGTCTGGTCGCCTGTGGTGGTTTCTCCTACGGTGATGTACTTGGTGCGGGCGAAGGGTGGGCCAAATCCATATTGTTCAACGCAATGGCCCGTGATGAATTTTCTGCTTTCTTTGCTCGCAATGAAACCTTCAGTTTAGGTGTGTGCAACGGTTGCCAGATGCTATCTAATCTTAAGTCACTTATACCAGGTGCGGAACACTGGCCGCATTTTGTGACGAATCAATCTGAGCGTTTTGAAGCACGTGTAGCCATGCTTGAGGTGAAAGATTCGCCATCAATATTCTTCAAAGGTATGCAAGGCTCGAAAATGCCAATTGCGGTATCTCATGGTGAGGGTCGAGCTGAATTTGCACAGGCGTCTGGACTAGATACCACGCTAAATAACAATACGGTTGCACTTCAGTACATTGATAACTACGGAAAGGTGACCCAGCAGTACCCAGCTAATCCAAATGGTTCACCTGCTGGCATTTCAGGTTTAACCAGTCTTGACGGCCGTGCAACGATCATGATGCCACACCCCGAACGGGTATTTAGAACGGTAGCAAACTCTTGGCACCCTGATGATTGGCAAGAGGATAGCCCTTGGATGCGTATGTTCAGAAATGCACGGGTTTATTTAGGCTAA
- the smrA gene encoding DNA endonuclease SmrA: MSFDEKYLGDDFLSAMSDVTPLGPNDKVNTTHAQKSLAQQLRRKALEQQLNKANNFLSVEITHLVAPDEIIGFKQDGVQEGVYKNLRLGKYPIDDVLNLQQGSFEKSRQLLFDRIRLNQEKGIRCMLIKHGRGEQSKPIAGYLKSAVNQWLVQLPQVIAFHSAQLHHGGNASVYALLKKSEQHKMHNRELHRKK; the protein is encoded by the coding sequence ATGTCGTTTGACGAAAAATACCTAGGTGACGATTTTTTATCTGCCATGAGTGATGTCACTCCGTTAGGACCTAACGACAAGGTCAATACAACTCATGCGCAAAAAAGCCTCGCACAACAATTAAGACGAAAAGCGTTAGAGCAACAATTAAACAAAGCGAATAATTTCTTGTCCGTTGAAATTACTCACTTGGTGGCACCTGACGAAATAATTGGTTTTAAACAAGACGGTGTACAAGAGGGAGTGTATAAAAACCTACGCTTGGGAAAATACCCAATCGACGATGTGCTTAATCTACAACAAGGCAGTTTCGAAAAATCTCGCCAATTACTGTTTGATAGGATCAGATTGAATCAAGAAAAAGGGATTCGTTGCATGCTAATAAAGCACGGACGCGGCGAACAAAGTAAACCGATCGCCGGCTATTTAAAAAGTGCTGTAAACCAATGGTTAGTGCAGTTACCTCAAGTGATCGCTTTTCACAGTGCCCAACTCCATCATGGTGGTAACGCTTCTGTGTACGCTCTACTGAAGAAAAGCGAGCAACACAAAATGCATAACAGAGAATTACATCGTAAAAAATAG
- a CDS encoding TonB-dependent receptor family protein: MKRSLLATSIALTMFSAIAQETPNNKAIETVTIYGNQLKAQEATGAAQYIGEQDLEKFAYTDIQRIIRQAPGVSLQVEDGYGLRPNISIRGVATERSGRITLLEDNVLIAPAPYSAPSAYYFPTAGRMSAFEVVKGPAAITQGPYTIGGAINMLSTPIPSTQSGQVTLEAGQDATYRAHATIGGQNDKGFGYLLEAHQWQSDGFQDIDRSSNDTGLDVTDLTMKLAYAPKNSRHSVELKLQYTDQDSEQSYLGLTDADFADDAQRRYGLSALDNISTEHTQVMLNYAYQINKDLNFTAVAYNNTHERDWFKTEGIDLDGSDNAQDFSSTSWSNVISAINNNEAIGDTSVAMLQGILDGTIDTEAGSIQLRSNSREYYSRGIQFGLNWDKQVGEAKHHIEFGVRLHEDEEDRLQRNSTYQQVDGQLLLSDLGELGNAGNRVQDADALAIHVYDRIELGDWVFTPGLRFEDISQSRTRYTDGAERVFRDDRENDTTVLLPGLGVLYKVDANLNLIAGAHKGFTAPSNSPGAKEEEAVNYEFGFRYNNDALNAELVYFLSDYDNIVGVCTASSGSNCEIGDAFNGDAATVQGIEFLLKTELGQFNGIRVPFNFTYSYIDSEFDTDISGTDFFGDVSAGDSIPYIPESQGQVTIGLEGNKWATYLNAVFVDSVCTRASCDAFEVTDSSFILDVSGSYNVNADLRVFARIENLTDEEDIVSRQPYGARPNKSRTASIGVTYSF; this comes from the coding sequence ATGAAAAGATCGCTACTCGCTACCTCTATAGCACTGACAATGTTCTCAGCCATTGCACAAGAAACGCCAAATAACAAAGCCATTGAAACTGTTACTATTTACGGTAATCAACTCAAAGCGCAGGAAGCGACAGGAGCAGCTCAGTATATAGGTGAGCAAGACCTAGAAAAATTCGCTTATACAGATATTCAGCGCATTATTAGACAAGCACCAGGTGTCTCTCTGCAAGTAGAAGATGGGTATGGTCTTCGCCCTAATATTAGTATTCGTGGTGTTGCCACAGAACGCAGCGGTCGCATCACATTACTCGAAGATAATGTGTTGATTGCTCCTGCTCCTTACTCTGCGCCATCGGCCTATTACTTCCCAACCGCTGGGCGTATGAGTGCATTTGAAGTAGTCAAAGGCCCAGCTGCTATTACACAAGGGCCTTATACCATAGGTGGAGCAATCAACATGCTTTCCACCCCAATTCCGAGTACGCAAAGTGGGCAGGTCACTTTAGAAGCGGGCCAAGATGCAACATATAGAGCGCATGCCACGATAGGGGGACAAAATGATAAGGGCTTTGGTTACTTACTTGAGGCACACCAATGGCAATCGGACGGCTTTCAAGACATTGACCGTAGCAGCAACGACACAGGTTTAGATGTAACCGATCTGACGATGAAACTAGCCTATGCACCGAAGAATTCGCGCCATAGTGTTGAGCTTAAATTGCAATACACAGATCAAGACTCAGAGCAAAGCTACCTAGGTTTGACCGATGCTGATTTTGCGGACGATGCTCAGCGTCGCTATGGTTTGTCAGCACTGGACAATATCAGTACTGAACATACTCAGGTCATGTTGAACTATGCATATCAAATCAATAAAGATCTCAATTTTACCGCTGTTGCTTACAACAATACCCATGAACGTGATTGGTTTAAAACCGAAGGCATTGACTTAGATGGAAGCGACAACGCACAAGATTTCTCTAGTACCAGTTGGTCAAATGTTATTTCGGCTATCAATAATAATGAAGCAATCGGCGACACAAGTGTTGCCATGCTGCAAGGCATTCTAGATGGAACCATAGATACCGAAGCAGGCAGTATTCAATTGCGCTCAAATAGCCGTGAGTACTATTCACGTGGAATTCAATTCGGTTTGAATTGGGATAAGCAAGTTGGTGAAGCGAAACACCACATTGAATTCGGTGTTCGCCTGCATGAAGACGAAGAAGATCGTCTTCAGCGCAACAGCACTTATCAACAGGTAGACGGCCAGTTATTGTTAAGTGATTTAGGCGAGCTTGGTAACGCGGGTAACCGAGTACAAGACGCTGATGCATTAGCGATACATGTTTACGATCGCATCGAATTAGGTGATTGGGTATTCACACCAGGGCTACGTTTTGAAGATATCAGCCAAAGCCGTACCCGGTACACCGATGGTGCTGAGCGCGTGTTTCGAGATGATAGAGAAAACGATACCACAGTCTTGTTACCTGGTTTAGGTGTGTTGTACAAAGTCGATGCCAATCTAAACCTTATCGCAGGTGCCCATAAAGGCTTCACTGCACCAAGTAACTCGCCAGGAGCAAAAGAAGAAGAAGCAGTTAACTATGAGTTCGGTTTTCGCTACAACAATGACGCTTTGAACGCCGAGCTCGTATATTTTCTGAGTGATTACGACAACATAGTAGGCGTATGTACCGCCTCTTCAGGTAGTAATTGTGAAATCGGCGATGCGTTCAATGGTGACGCTGCAACTGTGCAAGGCATTGAGTTCTTACTGAAAACCGAGCTCGGCCAATTCAACGGTATTCGCGTTCCGTTCAACTTCACATATAGCTACATTGATAGTGAATTTGATACCGATATTTCTGGAACTGACTTCTTCGGTGATGTTTCTGCTGGCGACAGTATCCCTTACATACCAGAAAGTCAGGGGCAAGTGACCATTGGCCTAGAAGGCAATAAATGGGCAACTTATCTTAATGCAGTTTTCGTTGATAGCGTGTGTACCCGCGCATCATGCGACGCATTTGAAGTTACAGACAGCTCATTCATTCTCGACGTGTCTGGTTCATACAATGTGAATGCAGACTTGCGTGTTTTTGCTCGTATTGAGAACCTAACCGATGAAGAAGATATTGTTAGCCGTCAGCCTTATGGCGCGCGCCCTAACAAATCACGCACGGCATCTATTGGCGTAACCTATAGCTTCTAG
- the mltF gene encoding membrane-bound lytic murein transglycosylase MltF, with amino-acid sequence MNSLLLVTISIVRFFKGCRIFFRCSFRYGFVLAVCLILSACDEPKKQDSLQQVLDTGILRVGTIYGLTTYYNGPNGPEGFEYELAAGFADYLGVKLEIFPYYTVNELFPQLNNAHFDVIAAGINVSPERYSQFRFGPAYQNVSQKLVFKQGDVRPRELEDLTGNFMVVAGSGHSETLRNYKAQHPDLSWQETNDKDSEELLEAVLADELDYTVVDSNILALMRRRYPELSIGFSLSQSQGIAWATSKKGDDALRAALIEYFGKIHQNGTLAALEDKHFGHVRQFNYVDTRDFIRSATEKLPQYQPLFEQYANELDWRLLAALSYQESHWNPRAKSVTGVRGLMMLTLNTAKDLGVTSRLDPEQSIRGGSRYLATLLTRIPDRIPHPDRLWFSLAAYNVGLGHLEDARVLTERQGGNPDMWVDVKKRLPQLRQKRYYKTTRYGYARGNEAVIYVDNIRRYYDTLVWLKEQQPELMPIELQEEQNDVQVGDVSNNDETDNNSNQRTSTPDAAKIDGTKSEPIEGKVAETAPDEGKADKNGAIKGKAADTPEAEKQMNSNAPPNESADLQQGESNQGL; translated from the coding sequence ATGAATTCATTACTTTTGGTCACAATATCCATTGTGAGATTTTTTAAGGGGTGTCGTATTTTTTTTCGTTGTTCTTTTCGTTATGGTTTTGTACTTGCTGTTTGTCTAATACTCAGCGCATGTGATGAACCTAAAAAGCAAGATAGCCTTCAGCAGGTGCTTGATACTGGCATATTACGTGTAGGCACTATTTACGGATTAACCACCTATTATAATGGTCCAAACGGCCCAGAAGGCTTCGAATACGAACTAGCCGCAGGTTTTGCAGATTACTTGGGTGTTAAGCTTGAAATCTTCCCCTACTACACAGTTAACGAGCTCTTTCCCCAGCTAAACAATGCCCATTTTGATGTGATTGCTGCGGGTATCAATGTCAGTCCAGAACGTTATTCCCAGTTCCGCTTTGGGCCTGCTTATCAAAACGTCAGTCAAAAGTTGGTTTTTAAACAAGGGGACGTCAGACCAAGAGAGCTAGAGGATCTGACTGGCAACTTTATGGTAGTTGCCGGTAGCGGACACAGTGAAACCTTACGTAATTATAAAGCCCAGCATCCGGACCTAAGTTGGCAAGAAACCAATGACAAAGACTCAGAAGAGTTGCTTGAGGCGGTATTGGCAGACGAGCTTGACTACACAGTGGTAGATTCAAATATTTTAGCGTTAATGCGTCGCCGCTATCCAGAACTGAGCATCGGCTTTTCGTTGAGTCAATCACAAGGTATTGCTTGGGCCACCAGCAAAAAAGGCGATGATGCATTACGGGCAGCCTTGATCGAGTATTTCGGCAAAATCCATCAAAATGGCACACTTGCGGCATTAGAAGACAAACATTTTGGCCATGTACGCCAATTTAACTACGTGGATACACGGGATTTTATTCGCTCAGCCACCGAAAAACTACCTCAATATCAACCCTTATTTGAACAATATGCGAATGAACTCGACTGGCGTTTACTGGCAGCTCTGAGTTATCAAGAAAGCCATTGGAACCCCAGAGCAAAGTCCGTGACCGGGGTTCGTGGTTTGATGATGTTAACCTTAAATACCGCAAAGGACCTAGGTGTTACCTCACGCCTTGACCCAGAACAAAGCATTCGAGGAGGCTCTAGATATCTAGCGACATTATTAACGCGTATTCCCGATCGCATACCTCACCCTGATAGATTATGGTTTTCACTAGCAGCGTATAACGTAGGTTTAGGCCATTTAGAGGATGCACGCGTATTAACAGAACGCCAAGGTGGAAATCCAGACATGTGGGTTGACGTGAAAAAGCGGCTGCCGCAATTAAGACAAAAACGTTACTACAAAACCACACGTTACGGATACGCTAGGGGTAACGAAGCGGTTATCTATGTAGATAATATTCGGCGATACTACGACACCTTAGTGTGGCTTAAAGAGCAACAGCCTGAGTTGATGCCAATAGAACTGCAAGAGGAACAGAATGATGTTCAGGTAGGCGATGTAAGCAACAATGACGAAACTGACAACAACAGTAATCAACGCACCTCTACACCAGATGCTGCAAAAATTGATGGCACAAAGAGCGAACCTATTGAGGGCAAAGTTGCCGAGACCGCCCCTGACGAAGGCAAGGCGGACAAAAACGGCGCTATCAAGGGCAAAGCCGCCGATACGCCCGAGGCAGAGAAACAAATGAATAGCAACGCCCCGCCTAATGAAAGTGCAGATTTACAGCAAGGTGAATCCAATCAAGGTCTTTAG
- a CDS encoding M1 family metallopeptidase encodes MKSAILATTISAIFALSGCAGQSHTSQASHPSTSKALSNTAVNIEAGKDYHSFSNPEQIRVTHLALDLDVNFDKKIISGDVELSVKRMQEGNNTLILDTRDLTIKGVTVNGMPVPYSLGKADSFLGAPLTITVPEGADKVTVSYHTSPQASGVQWLTPAQTAGKQHPFLFTQSQAIHARSFMPLQDSPQVRVTYNATVHTPKELLAVMSASNDPDTARDGVYEFTMPQPIPAYLIALAVGDLKFKPMGKRTGVYAEPALLDAAADEFADTESMLEVTEKTYGPYRWDRYDLLILPPSFPFGGMENPRLSFITPTVIAGDKSLVSLIAHELAHSWSGNTVTNATWRDLWLNEGFTTYLTYRIMQMVYGDDRYNMEAVLGRQDLQADIDALPEDDQILAIDLRGRDPDAVFSNIPYEKGALFLRELEQKVGRENFDKFLLHYFEHFAFQSITTDQFMAYLNETLLTDYADKLSADRIHQWIFEPGIPKGAPVPHSNAFKIVDDARSQWLNGEIEAKAIDADDWVVHQWLYFLNNMPESLTQEQLAELDAAFDLTESKNNEIAHSWLLMAVENWYKPALPRVHSYLVSIGRNKLVKPIYKALSQTPKGKILAQKAFAEAKPGYHPLTVKANEGFVE; translated from the coding sequence ATGAAGTCAGCAATTTTAGCGACAACCATATCAGCCATTTTTGCGTTAAGCGGATGCGCAGGACAGAGTCATACCAGCCAAGCAAGTCATCCCAGCACTTCGAAGGCGTTGAGCAATACAGCAGTGAATATTGAAGCAGGCAAAGATTACCACTCTTTTTCTAACCCAGAGCAAATCAGAGTGACGCATTTGGCACTAGATTTGGATGTGAACTTCGACAAAAAAATCATCTCAGGGGATGTAGAATTATCTGTTAAGCGCATGCAAGAAGGCAACAATACATTAATTCTTGATACCCGTGATTTAACGATTAAGGGAGTGACAGTTAACGGTATGCCAGTGCCTTATTCTTTAGGCAAGGCAGATTCTTTCTTAGGGGCACCCCTTACGATCACTGTTCCAGAGGGAGCAGATAAAGTCACTGTATCGTACCATACATCGCCTCAAGCTTCAGGTGTGCAGTGGTTAACGCCTGCACAAACTGCAGGTAAACAGCATCCTTTCTTGTTTACTCAGTCTCAGGCAATTCATGCGCGCAGTTTTATGCCCCTGCAAGATTCACCACAGGTACGCGTGACTTACAATGCGACTGTACATACGCCGAAAGAGCTACTGGCGGTCATGAGTGCCTCGAACGACCCTGACACAGCCCGTGATGGTGTGTATGAGTTTACTATGCCCCAGCCAATCCCAGCCTATTTGATTGCCTTGGCGGTGGGGGATTTAAAGTTCAAACCCATGGGGAAACGCACCGGTGTGTATGCTGAGCCTGCATTACTTGATGCAGCAGCAGATGAGTTTGCCGATACGGAGTCTATGTTAGAGGTGACTGAAAAAACCTATGGGCCATACCGCTGGGACCGATACGACTTGCTTATCCTACCTCCGTCGTTCCCATTTGGTGGCATGGAAAACCCGCGTTTATCCTTTATCACGCCGACTGTGATCGCAGGTGATAAAAGCTTAGTATCACTGATTGCGCATGAGCTGGCGCACTCTTGGTCAGGAAACACCGTGACTAATGCCACCTGGCGTGACCTATGGTTAAACGAAGGTTTCACGACGTATTTGACCTACCGTATTATGCAAATGGTTTATGGTGATGACAGATATAACATGGAAGCGGTACTTGGTCGCCAAGACTTGCAAGCAGATATCGACGCGTTACCTGAAGATGATCAGATCTTAGCCATCGACTTGCGTGGACGCGATCCCGATGCGGTGTTCAGTAATATTCCTTATGAGAAAGGGGCCCTGTTTTTGCGAGAGCTTGAGCAAAAAGTCGGGCGTGAAAACTTCGATAAGTTCTTGCTACATTATTTTGAGCACTTTGCGTTTCAAAGTATCACCACCGATCAGTTTATGGCTTATCTCAATGAAACCTTGCTGACTGACTATGCAGATAAGTTGTCAGCCGATCGAATTCACCAGTGGATATTCGAGCCAGGTATTCCTAAAGGTGCGCCAGTACCCCACTCAAATGCATTTAAAATAGTAGATGACGCACGGAGTCAATGGCTTAATGGTGAAATAGAAGCCAAAGCCATCGACGCTGATGATTGGGTTGTTCATCAATGGCTTTATTTCTTAAATAATATGCCAGAGAGTCTGACTCAAGAGCAGTTGGCTGAATTAGATGCGGCATTTGACTTAACCGAAAGTAAAAACAACGAAATAGCGCATAGCTGGTTATTAATGGCTGTAGAAAATTGGTATAAGCCAGCGTTACCTCGGGTGCACAGCTACTTAGTTAGTATTGGCCGCAACAAGCTGGTTAAACCAATTTACAAGGCCTTGTCGCAAACTCCAAAAGGCAAGATATTGGCGCAAAAAGCCTTCGCAGAAGCTAAGCCTGGTTATCACCCGCTAACAGTAAAAGCCAATGAAGGGTTTGTTGAGTAA